The Ornithinimicrobium faecis genome includes a window with the following:
- the leuC gene encoding 3-isopropylmalate dehydratase large subunit, translated as MGHTLAEKVWRSHVVRQAEGEPDLLYIDLHLVHEVTSPQAFEGLRNAGRGVRRPDLTVATEDHNVPTTPGPVLDLISKTQLEALTANCAEFGIVHHKRGRLGQGIVHVIGPELGLTQPGMTIVCGDSHTSTHGAFGALAFGIGTSEVEHVLATQTLPLKPFKTMAINVTGELAPGASAKDIILAVINRIGTGGGQGYVLEYRGEAIEALSMEGRMTVCNMSIEAGARAGMIAPDETTFAYVQGRPHAPTGADWDAAVEAWRELRTDDDAVFDEEITIDAATLTPYVTWGTNPGQSVTLDDVVPDPADAGDDDARGNAERALEYMDLTAGTPMRDIAVDAVFLGSCTNGRIEDLRLAAGILQGRHVSADVRMMVVPGSHSVKLQAEAEGLDQIFLDAGAEWRLAGCSMCLGMNPDQLAPQERCASTSNRNFEGRQGARGRTHLVSPAVAAATAVTGRLAAPTDLPPADPSGSAGPGTRHTSTTSEGVA; from the coding sequence ATGGGACACACGCTGGCTGAAAAAGTCTGGCGCTCGCACGTGGTGCGACAGGCGGAGGGTGAACCAGACCTTCTTTACATCGATCTGCACCTGGTGCACGAGGTGACCAGCCCACAGGCCTTCGAGGGGTTGCGCAACGCAGGGCGGGGGGTGCGCCGCCCCGATCTGACGGTGGCGACCGAGGACCACAACGTGCCCACGACGCCGGGCCCGGTGCTGGACCTGATCTCCAAGACGCAGTTGGAGGCGCTGACGGCCAACTGCGCGGAGTTCGGGATCGTGCACCACAAGCGCGGCCGGTTGGGCCAGGGCATCGTGCACGTGATCGGCCCGGAGCTGGGCCTGACCCAGCCGGGCATGACGATCGTGTGCGGTGACAGTCACACCTCGACGCACGGCGCGTTCGGCGCGTTGGCGTTTGGCATCGGCACCTCCGAGGTGGAGCACGTGCTGGCGACCCAGACGCTGCCGCTCAAGCCGTTCAAGACGATGGCGATCAACGTCACCGGCGAGCTGGCTCCCGGTGCGAGTGCCAAGGACATCATCCTGGCGGTGATCAACAGGATCGGCACCGGCGGTGGGCAGGGTTATGTGCTCGAGTATCGCGGTGAGGCGATCGAGGCCCTGTCGATGGAGGGCCGGATGACGGTCTGCAACATGTCGATTGAGGCCGGCGCCCGCGCGGGCATGATCGCCCCGGACGAGACGACCTTTGCCTATGTCCAGGGCCGCCCACACGCCCCGACCGGCGCCGACTGGGACGCCGCGGTCGAGGCCTGGCGCGAGCTGCGCACCGACGACGATGCGGTCTTCGATGAGGAGATCACCATCGACGCGGCGACGTTGACGCCCTATGTCACCTGGGGCACCAACCCCGGCCAGTCGGTGACCCTCGACGACGTCGTGCCGGACCCGGCCGACGCCGGTGATGACGATGCCCGCGGCAACGCCGAGCGGGCCCTGGAATACATGGACCTGACAGCTGGCACGCCGATGCGCGACATCGCGGTCGACGCGGTCTTCCTCGGGTCGTGCACCAATGGCCGGATCGAGGACCTGCGCCTGGCCGCGGGCATCCTGCAGGGCCGGCACGTCTCCGCTGACGTGCGGATGATGGTCGTGCCCGGCTCACACTCCGTGAAGCTGCAGGCCGAGGCGGAGGGCCTGGACCAGATCTTCCTCGATGCTGGGGCCGAGTGGCGCCTGGCCGGGTGCTCGATGTGTCTGGGCATGAACCCCGACCAGCTCGCCCCGCAGGAGCGGTGCGCGTCGACGTCCAACCGCAACTTCGAGGGTCGGCAGGGGGCGCGCGGTCGCACGCACCTGGTCAGCCCTGCTGTCGCTGCGGCCACCGCCGTCACCGGCCGTCTGGCCGCCCCCACCGACCTGCCCCCCGCCGACCCGAGCGGCTCCGCCGGGCCGGGCACACGGCATACGTCCACCACGAGCGAGGGGGTGGCCTGA
- the leuD gene encoding 3-isopropylmalate dehydratase small subunit translates to MERFTTHTGIGVPLRRSNIDTDQIIPANWLKRVSRTGFEDGLFSRWREDPSFILNNEAYAAGSVLVTGPDFGTGSSREHAVWALQQYGFRVVIASRFGDIFRGNSGKGGLLTAQVGQSDVELILKHLENNPGATVTVDLQARTVTAGDIVAPFQVDDYVAWRLLNGLDDISLTLQHEDDITAYEADRPAYKPVVTDASS, encoded by the coding sequence ATGGAGAGGTTCACGACCCACACCGGCATCGGTGTCCCGCTGCGCCGCAGCAACATTGACACCGACCAGATCATCCCGGCCAACTGGCTCAAGCGGGTCTCGCGCACCGGGTTCGAGGACGGCCTGTTCTCGCGGTGGCGCGAGGACCCCTCCTTCATCCTGAACAACGAGGCGTATGCCGCGGGGTCGGTCCTGGTGACCGGGCCCGACTTCGGCACGGGGTCCAGTCGCGAGCACGCGGTCTGGGCGCTGCAGCAGTATGGCTTCCGCGTGGTCATCGCCTCGCGCTTCGGCGACATCTTCCGCGGGAACAGCGGCAAGGGCGGCCTGCTCACCGCGCAGGTCGGTCAGTCCGACGTCGAACTCATCCTCAAGCACCTCGAGAACAACCCCGGCGCCACCGTCACGGTCGATCTGCAGGCCCGCACCGTCACCGCCGGCGACATCGTGGCCCCGTTCCAGGTCGACGACTATGTCGCCTGGCGCCTCCTCAACGGCCTCGACGACATCTCCCTCACCCTCCAGCACGAGGACGACATCACCGCCTACGAGGCCGACCGCCCGGCCTACAAGCCCGTCGTCACCGACGCCTCCAGCTGA